In a single window of the Pongo abelii isolate AG06213 chromosome 1, NHGRI_mPonAbe1-v2.0_pri, whole genome shotgun sequence genome:
- the MNDA gene encoding myeloid cell nuclear differentiation antigen: protein MVNEYKKILLLKGFELMDDYQFTTIKSLLACDLGLTTKMQEEYNRIKISDLMEKKFQGVACLDKLIELAKDMPSLKNLVNNLRKEKSKVAKKMKTQEKAPMKKINEEKVGLVAPAPTARNTLMSEARERIPVAQKRKTLNKEKTEAKRNKVSQEQSKPPGPSGASTSAAMDHPPLPQTSSSTPSNTSFTQDQETQAQRQVDARRNVPQKDPVTVMVLKATAPFKYESQENGKSTMFHATVASKTQYFHVKVFDINLKEKFVRKKVITISDYSECKGVMEIKEASSVSDFNQNFEVPNRIIEMANKTLKISQLYKQASGTMVFGLFMLQKKSVHKKNTIYEIQDNTGSMDVVGSGKWHNIKCEKGDKLRLFCFQLRTVDRKLKLVCGSHSFIKVIKAKKNKEGPMNVN from the exons ATGGTGAATGAATACAAGAAAATTCTTTTGCTGAAAGGATTCGAGCTCATGGATGATTATCAGTTTACAACAATTAAGTCCTTACTGGCCTGTGATTTAGGACTAACTACAAAAATGCAAGAGGAATACAACAGAATTAAGATTTCAGATTTGATGGAAAAAAAGTTCCAAGGCGTTGCCTGTCTAGACAAACTAATAGAACTGGCCAAAGATATGCCATCACTTAAAAATCTTGTTAACAATCTTCGAAAAGAGAAGTCAAAAG ttgctaagaaaatgaaaacacaagaaaaagctccaatgaaaaaaataaacgaGGAAAAAGTGGGTCTTGTGGCACCTGCACCCACCGCAAGAAACACACTGATGtcggaagcaagagagagaattcCTGTAGCTCAG aaaagaaaaactctgaaCAAAGAAAAGACTGAAGCCAAAAGGAATAAGGTGTCCCAGGAGCAGAGTAAGCCCCCAGGTCCCTCAGGAGCCAGCACATCTGCAGCCATGGATCATCCCCCACTACCCCAGACCTCATCATCAACTCCATCCAACACTTCATTTACTCAG GATCAGGAAACCCAGGCCCAACGTCAGGTGGATGCGAGAAGAAATGTTCCCCAAAAGGACCCAGTGACAGTGATGGTACTGAAAGCAACAGCGCCATTTAAATACGAGTcccaagaaaatgggaaaagcacAATGTTTCATGCTACAGTGGCCAGTAAGACTCAATATTTCCATGTGAAAGTCTTCGACATCAACTTGAAAGAGAAATTCGTAAGGAAGAAGGTCATTACCATATCTGATTACTCTGAATGTAAAGGAGTAATGGAAATAAAAGAAGCATCATCTGTGTCTGACTTTAATCAAAATTTTGAGGTCCCAAACAGAATTATCGAAATGGCAAATAAAACTCTCAAGATCAGTCAACTTTACAAGCAAGCATCTGGAACAATGGTGTTTGGGTTGTTTATGTTACAAAAG AAAAGCGTACATAAGAAGAACACAATCTATGAAATACAGGATAATACAGGATCCATGGATGTAGTGGGGAGTGGAAAATGGCACAATATCAAGTGTGAGAAAGGAGATAAACTTCGACTCTTCTGCTTTCAACTGAGAACAGTTGACCGCAAGCTGAAACTGGTGTGTGGAAGTCACAGCTTCATCAAG GTCATCAAGGCCAAGAAAAACAAGGAAGGACCAATGAATGTTAATTGA